A genomic stretch from Vicugna pacos unplaced genomic scaffold, VicPac4 scaffold_204, whole genome shotgun sequence includes:
- the LOC140695434 gene encoding melanoma-associated antigen 8-like gives MRDLHHTEADFKDPRAAEDSMDEQDIWVEEEEEDEEEEDEEEEEEEEGGTSPLSPSSSSSSSSYSVLFLGTGEEAADSGTPSPTQSPQGVCPSPTAVAAPPWSQSEDNGLRSQGEEGPSSGQDPADAESRLQDALHLMMAELMGFLLHKYRTKQPTSKEEMLNAVLRDDQDHFPVVLSQASECLQLVFGVDVKEVAPREHLYVLVPTLGLTYDGMQDDGQSMPNTGLLVILLGVIVLEGDFAPEEAVWRALSKMGLCAGREHFIYGEPRELITNVWVQEGYVEYRQVANSDPASYEFLWGPRAYTETSKLQVLEHFLRVNRRGPSSFPSLSEERVSDEEEGA, from the coding sequence ATGCGTGACCTCCACCACACTGAAGCCGACTTTAAGGACCCAAGAGCGGCTGAGGATTCCATGGATGAGCAGGAcatttgggtggaggaggaggaggaggacgaggaggaggaggacgaggaggaggaggaggaggaggaaggcggcacatccccgttgtctccctcctcctcctcctcgtcgtcttcctactcagtcctgttcctgggcactggcgaggaggcggctgattctgggacacccagtcccacgcagagccctcagggtgtctgcccctcccccacagccgtggcagcccctccatggagccagtcggaagacaatggcctcagaagccaaggtgaggaggggcccagctccGGGCAGGACCCGGCAGATGCCGAGTCCCGGCTCCAAGATGCATTACATTTAATGATGGCTGAACTGATGGGCTTCCTGCTCCACAAGTACCGCACAAAGCAGCCGacctcaaaagaggaaatgctgaatgcggtcctcagagatgaccaggaccacttccctgtggtcttgagccaagcctctgagtgtctgcagctggtctttggggtggatgtgaaggaggtggcccccagggagcacttgtatgtcctggtccccaccctgggcctcacctacgatggcatgcaggacgacgggcagagcatgcccaacactggcctcctggtgatacttctgggtgtgattgtcctggagggcgactttgctcctgaggaggcagtctggcgagcacttagcaagatggggctgtgtgctgggagggagcacttcatctacggggagcccagggaactcatcaccaacgtgtgggtgcaggaggggtacgtggagtaccggcaggtggccaacagcgatcccgctAGCTACGAGTTCCTATGGGGTCCCCGGGCCTACacggagaccagcaagctgcaagtcctggaacatttcctcagggtcaatagaaggggtcccagttctttcccatccctgtctgaagagcgagtgagtgatgaggaagagggggcctga
- the LOC140695423 gene encoding melanoma-associated antigen 8-like, producing MRDLHHTEADFKDPRAAEDSMDEQDIWVEEEEEDEEEEDEEEEEEEEGGTSPLSPSSSSSSSSYSVLFLGTGEEAADSGTPSPTQSPQGVCPSPTAVAAPPWSQSEDNGLRSQGEEGPSSGQDPADAESRLQDALHLMMAELMGFLLHKYRTKQPTSKEEMLNAVLRDDQDHFPVVLSQASECLQLVFGVDVKEVDPREHLYVLVPTLGLTYDGMQDDGQSMPNTGLLVILLGVIVLEGDFAPEEAVWRALSKMGLCAGREHFIYGEPRELITNVWVQEGYVEYRQVANSDPARYEFLWGPRAYTETSKLQVLEHFLRVNRRGPSSFPSLSEERVSDEEEGA from the coding sequence ATGCGTGACCTCCACCACACTGAAGCCGACTTTAAGGACCCAAGAGCGGCTGAGGATTCCATGGATGAGCAGGAcatttgggtggaggaggaggaggaggacgaggaggaggaggacgaggaggaggaggaggaggaggaaggcggcacatccccgttgtctccctcctcctcctcctcgtcgtcttcctactcagtcctgttcctgggcactggcgaggaggcggctgattctgggacacccagtcccacgcagagccctcagggtgtctgcccctcccccacagccgtggcagcccctccatggagccagtcggaagacaatggcctcagaagccaaggtgaggaggggcccagctccGGGCAGGACCCGGCAGATGCCGAGTCCCGGCTCCAAGATGCATTACATTTAATGATGGCTGAACTGATGGGCTTCCTGCTCCACAAGTACCGCACAAAGCAGCCGacctcaaaagaggaaatgctgaatgcggtcctcagagatgaccaggaccacttccctgtggtcttgagccaagcctctgagtgtctgcagctggtctttggggtggatgtgaaggaggtggaccccagggagcacttgtatgtcctggtccccaccctgggcctcacctacgatggcatgcaggacgacgggcagagcatgcccaacactggcctcctggtgatactTCTGGGTGTGATTGTCCTGGAGGGCGACTTTGCTCCTGAGGAGGCAGTCTGGCGAGCGCTTAGCAagatggggctgtgtgctgggagggagcacttcatctacggggagcccagggaactcatcaccaacgtgtgggtgcaggaggggtacgtggagtaccggcaggtggccaacagcgatcccgctcgctacgagttcctgtggggtccccgggcctacacggagaccagcaagctgcaagtcctggaacatttcctcagggtcaatagaaggggtcccagttctttcccatccctgtctgaagagcgagtgagtgatgaggaagagggggcctga